From the genome of Chionomys nivalis chromosome 19, mChiNiv1.1, whole genome shotgun sequence, one region includes:
- the Il1rl1 gene encoding interleukin-1 receptor-like 1 isoform X2, translating to MGLWVLAALTVSMYSSVIKSSKPIWGLEHEALIVRCPQGGGPLDHVEWYNSITNESMSTQKSNGIVVSRDRLKFLPARMAHSGIYACVVTSPDFNMTEFMNVTIYRKTTGCNVPDHLMYKTVNGSAKNPKITCPTISYYNWTAPVQWFKNCKALQGPKYRAHRAYLFINNVGQDDEGDYTCKFTHNENGTSYIVTATRSFIVEEKGFSVFPVIKFPAHNTTMEVEIGKPVNITCLACLGKGPQFLTKVLWQINERNVEMFGKERIQEEKEQNQSSSSAMDCLTSVLRITNVTDKDLSRKYDCLALNHRGVIRHTLHLREKQPIDRQSTYYTVAGCSLLLMLINVLVIVLKVFWIEVALFWRDIVTPYRIQNDGKLYDAYVIYPRVFEGSSAGITSVEYFVHHTLPNVLEKKCGYKLCIYGRDLLPGQDAATMVESSIQNSRRHMFVLAPHMMHSKEFAYEQEIALHSALIQNNSKVILIEMEPLGEASRLQVGDLQDSLQHLVKMQGTIKWREDHVANKQSLSSKFWKHVRYQMPVPNRLPKMASGVVPLSETQGMFTQNTLELWS from the exons ATGGGGCTTTGGGTTTTGGCGGCTCTGACAGTTTCCATGTATTCCTCAGTAATCAAGAGCA GTAAACCAATCTGGGGTCTGGAACATGAGGCTTTAATTGTGAGATGCCCCCAAGGCGGAGGCCCGCTTGATCATGTGGAATGGTATAACTCAATTACAAATGAGAGTATGTCTACTCAGAAAAGCAATGGGATCGTTGTCTCCAGAGACCGCCTGAAGTTTCTACCAGCCAGAATGGCTCACTCCGGAATCTATGCTTGCGTGGTCACAAG CCCCGACTTCAATATGACTGAATTCATGAATGTGACCATATATAGAAAGACAACAGGCTGCAACGTTCCTGATCATTTGATGTACAAAACAGTAAATGGATCAGCAAAGAACCCCAAGATAACTTGTCCAACAATCTCCTACTATAATTGGACAGCGCCTGTTCAGTGGTTTAAG AACTGCAAAGCTCTTCAAGGACCGAAGTACAGGGCGCACAGAGCCTACTTGTTCATTAATAACGTGGGGCAAGACGATGAAGGGGATTACACGTGTAAATTCACGCACAATGAGAATGGGACCAGTTACATTGTGACCGCAACCAGGTCATTCATAGTCGAAG aaaaaggCTTTTCTGTGTTTCCAGTAATTAAATTCCCCGCACACAACACAACCATGGAAGTGGAAATAg GAAAACCAGTGAATATCACCTGCTTAGCTTGCCTTGGCAAAGGCCCTCAGTTCTTGACTAAAGTCCTGTGGCAGATTAATGAAAGGAATGTTGAAATGTTTGGCAAAGAAAGAATTCAagaggagaaagaacaaaatcaaag ttccagcagTGCCATGGATTGTTTAACCTCAGTACTAAGGATAACTAATGTGACAGACAAGGATTTGTCCCGGAAATATGACTGTCTGGCCCTGAACCATCGTGGCGTGATAAGGCACACCTTGCACCTGAGAGAAAAACAGCCAA TCGATCGTCAAAGCACCTACTACACGGTTGCAGGATGTAGTCTATTGCTCATGCTTATCAACGTCTTGGTGATAGTCTTAAAAGTGTTCTGGATTGAGGTTGCTCTGTTCTGGAGGGACATAGTGACACCTTACAGAATTCAAAATG ATGGCAAGCTCTATGATGCTTACGTCATCTACCCACGGGTCTTTGAGGGGAGCTCAGCAGGAATCACCTCCGTGGAGTACTTTGTTCATCACACTCTGCCCAAcgttcttgaaaaaaaatgtggttacAAGTTATGCATTTATGGGAGAGACCTGCTGCCCGGACAAG ATGCAGCCACCATGGTGGAAAGCAGTATCCAGAACAGCAGAAGACACATGTTTGTCCTGGCCCCTCACATGATGCACAGCAAAGAGTTTGCTTACGAACAGGAGATTGCCCTGCACAGTGCCCTCATCCAGAACAACTCCAAGGTGATTCTTATTGAGATGGAACCTCTGGGTGAGGCCAGCCGACTGCAGGTTGGGGACCTCCAAGATTCTCTCCAGCATCTCGTGAAAATGCAGGGGACCATCAAGTGGAGGGAAGACCACGTGGCCAACAAGCAATCTCTAAGCTCCAAATTCTGGAAGCATGTGAGGTACCAGATGCCAGTGCCAAACAGACTCCCCAAGATGGCGTCTGGTGTGGTTCCTTTGAGTGAAACACAAGGCATGTTTACCCAAAACACTCTTGAGTTGTGGTCCTGA
- the Il1rl1 gene encoding interleukin-1 receptor-like 1 isoform X1 — translation MGLWVLAALTVSMYSSVIKSSKPIWGLEHEALIVRCPQGGGPLDHVEWYNSITNESMSTQKSNGIVVSRDRLKFLPARMAHSGIYACVVTSPDFNMTEFMNVTIYRKTTGCNVPDHLMYKTVNGSAKNPKITCPTISYYNWTAPVQWFKNCKALQGPKYRAHRAYLFINNVGQDDEGDYTCKFTHNENGTSYIVTATRSFIVEEKGFSVFPVIKFPAHNTTMEVEIGKPVNITCLACLGKGPQFLTKVLWQINERNVEMFGKERIQEEKEQNQSSSSAMDCLTSVLRITNVTDKDLSRKYDCLALNHRGVIRHTLHLREKQPSKACPSH, via the exons ATGGGGCTTTGGGTTTTGGCGGCTCTGACAGTTTCCATGTATTCCTCAGTAATCAAGAGCA GTAAACCAATCTGGGGTCTGGAACATGAGGCTTTAATTGTGAGATGCCCCCAAGGCGGAGGCCCGCTTGATCATGTGGAATGGTATAACTCAATTACAAATGAGAGTATGTCTACTCAGAAAAGCAATGGGATCGTTGTCTCCAGAGACCGCCTGAAGTTTCTACCAGCCAGAATGGCTCACTCCGGAATCTATGCTTGCGTGGTCACAAG CCCCGACTTCAATATGACTGAATTCATGAATGTGACCATATATAGAAAGACAACAGGCTGCAACGTTCCTGATCATTTGATGTACAAAACAGTAAATGGATCAGCAAAGAACCCCAAGATAACTTGTCCAACAATCTCCTACTATAATTGGACAGCGCCTGTTCAGTGGTTTAAG AACTGCAAAGCTCTTCAAGGACCGAAGTACAGGGCGCACAGAGCCTACTTGTTCATTAATAACGTGGGGCAAGACGATGAAGGGGATTACACGTGTAAATTCACGCACAATGAGAATGGGACCAGTTACATTGTGACCGCAACCAGGTCATTCATAGTCGAAG aaaaaggCTTTTCTGTGTTTCCAGTAATTAAATTCCCCGCACACAACACAACCATGGAAGTGGAAATAg GAAAACCAGTGAATATCACCTGCTTAGCTTGCCTTGGCAAAGGCCCTCAGTTCTTGACTAAAGTCCTGTGGCAGATTAATGAAAGGAATGTTGAAATGTTTGGCAAAGAAAGAATTCAagaggagaaagaacaaaatcaaag ttccagcagTGCCATGGATTGTTTAACCTCAGTACTAAGGATAACTAATGTGACAGACAAGGATTTGTCCCGGAAATATGACTGTCTGGCCCTGAACCATCGTGGCGTGATAAGGCACACCTTGCACCTGAGAGAAAAACAGCCAAGTAAGGCATGTCCCTCTCACTAA